From Alphaproteobacteria bacterium, one genomic window encodes:
- a CDS encoding type II toxin-antitoxin system Phd/YefM family antitoxin, whose amino-acid sequence MGRTWPVQDAKAHFSAFLDATLAEGPQVVTRRGKEAAVLVPIDQWRRMEKLARPDLKELLLAPEARTEALTPPRKPHRHRAPPDLR is encoded by the coding sequence ATGGGCAGGACATGGCCGGTTCAGGACGCAAAGGCCCATTTCAGCGCCTTTCTCGACGCGACGCTCGCCGAAGGGCCGCAGGTCGTGACACGCCGCGGCAAGGAAGCCGCAGTGCTCGTGCCCATCGACCAGTGGCGTCGCATGGAGAAACTCGCCCGCCCCGATCTGAAAGAGTTGCTGCTCGCCCCGGAGGCCCGGACGGAGGCGCTGACGCCACCCCGCAAGCCGCACCGTCATCGCGCACCGCCGGATTTACGGTAA
- a CDS encoding type II toxin-antitoxin system VapC family toxin encodes MYLLDTNIVSELRRPRPHQAVLNWIADVPADELFLSAVTIGEIQAGIEWTREQDEAKAFELEAWLDQVAGAYGIIPMDAAAFRRWAQFKHRKSDTLLEDAMIAATALVHDLTLVPRNIRDFDALGVDVIDPFS; translated from the coding sequence GTGTATCTGCTCGATACCAATATCGTCTCGGAATTGCGCCGCCCCCGGCCGCACCAGGCGGTGCTGAACTGGATTGCAGATGTGCCGGCGGACGAACTGTTTCTGTCCGCCGTCACCATTGGGGAAATCCAGGCAGGTATAGAATGGACGCGGGAGCAGGACGAAGCCAAGGCATTCGAACTGGAAGCATGGCTCGATCAGGTTGCCGGCGCCTATGGCATCATCCCCATGGATGCCGCTGCCTTTCGCCGGTGGGCGCAATTCAAGCACCGGAAATCCGATACGCTGCTGGAAGACGCAATGATCGCGGCAACGGCGCTGGTGCACGACCTGACGCTCGTTCCCCGGAATATCCGGGACTTCGACGCGCTGGGCGTGGACGTCATTGATCCGTTTTCGTAA